One Flavobacteriales bacterium genomic region harbors:
- the rpmF gene encoding 50S ribosomal protein L32 has translation MPNPKRKHSKTRRDKRRTHYKAVAGNVAICPTTGEPHLFHRAYWHEGKMYYKGKVVIDTTATA, from the coding sequence ATGCCAAATCCCAAACGCAAACATTCCAAGACAAGACGGGACAAAAGAAGAACCCACTATAAGGCTGTAGCCGGAAATGTTGCAATCTGTCCTACCACAGGAGAACCACACCTGTTCCACCGTGCCTACTGGCATGAAGGAAAAATGTATTATAAAGGCAAAGTAGTGATCGACACTACCGCTACTGCCTGA
- the plsX gene encoding phosphate acyltransferase PlsX, protein MRIGIDIMGGDFAPEATTTGAIAARKELPEDVRLVLIGDEPQIRSILEREQEDVSKYDIVHTTEVIGMDEHPTRALPQKPQSSIAVGFRMLKEGNLHSFASAGNTGAMLVGSIFSVNNVPGVIRPCITSILPKFEGGINIILDVGSNADCKPDVLYQFAVLGSIYIEQVYGVKNPKVGLLNIGEEPEKGNLLAQSAHALMKDSKDFNFIGNVEGRDLFRDKADVIVCDGFTGNVALKEAEGLYWLLRKRGIRDEYFDRFNYENYGGTPVLGVNSNVIIGHGISNATAIKNMILLSKDVVNAGIPEKIKGVFAK, encoded by the coding sequence ATGAGGATAGGTATTGACATAATGGGAGGCGATTTTGCCCCTGAAGCTACCACTACGGGAGCTATCGCAGCCAGAAAAGAACTTCCTGAAGATGTCAGGCTTGTTCTGATTGGTGATGAACCACAAATACGTTCCATTTTAGAAAGGGAGCAAGAAGATGTTTCGAAGTATGACATTGTGCATACTACGGAGGTCATTGGTATGGACGAACATCCAACACGCGCCTTGCCCCAAAAGCCTCAGTCGAGTATAGCGGTTGGATTCCGCATGCTGAAAGAAGGTAATTTGCATTCTTTTGCTTCTGCAGGAAACACCGGCGCCATGCTGGTAGGTTCCATTTTTAGCGTCAACAATGTCCCCGGCGTTATTCGTCCCTGTATCACTTCTATTCTTCCAAAATTCGAAGGTGGAATCAACATCATTCTGGATGTAGGTTCAAATGCCGATTGCAAACCGGATGTATTATATCAGTTTGCGGTTTTGGGTTCAATTTACATTGAACAGGTTTACGGCGTAAAAAATCCGAAAGTGGGCTTGCTCAATATCGGAGAAGAACCTGAAAAAGGAAATCTGCTTGCTCAAAGCGCACATGCCTTAATGAAAGATTCAAAGGACTTCAATTTCATTGGTAATGTAGAAGGCAGAGATTTGTTCCGCGACAAAGCCGACGTAATTGTTTGCGACGGATTTACAGGTAACGTAGCGCTCAAGGAAGCGGAAGGATTATACTGGCTCCTGCGCAAACGCGGTATCCGCGACGAATATTTCGATCGTTTTAACTACGAAAACTACGGCGGAACCCCGGTATTGGGGGTGAATTCCAATGTTATAATCGGTCATGGTATTTCTAATGCCACTGCAATCAAAAATATGATACTTTTGAGCAAGGATGTGGTGAACGCCGGCATCCCTGAAAAGATCAAAGGAGTTTTTGCAAAATGA
- a CDS encoding ketoacyl-ACP synthase III, producing the protein MTKITAAITAVGGYVPEYVLTNEELSTMVDTNDEWIRTRTGISERRILKGEGRALSDICVEAVKQILEKKKIAPEEIDMLIIGTITGDYSFPSTSNVVCDKLGLKNAWGFDLSAACSGFIYALSTGAQFIETGRYKKVIVVGADVMSTILNYEDRATCVIFGDGGGAVLLEPNEEGYGIKDFILRADGAGRNYLCQPAGGSMMPPSHETIDKKLHYVFQEGKTVFKFAVTNMADVSAEIMEKNHLSANDVAWLAPHQANLRIIDATAERMGLDKSKVMVNIEKYGNTTAGTIPLLLWEWENKLHKGDNLILSAFGGGFTWGAVYLKWAYEPN; encoded by the coding sequence ATGACCAAGATTACTGCTGCCATAACTGCTGTTGGAGGATATGTTCCTGAATATGTTCTTACCAATGAAGAACTGTCTACCATGGTAGATACCAACGACGAATGGATCCGCACGCGAACCGGAATTTCTGAGCGGAGAATTCTTAAAGGAGAAGGCAGGGCTTTGTCCGACATCTGTGTGGAAGCGGTAAAACAAATTCTTGAAAAGAAAAAAATTGCTCCCGAAGAAATCGATATGCTCATCATCGGCACCATTACCGGTGATTATTCATTCCCCTCTACTTCCAATGTAGTTTGCGATAAACTCGGATTAAAAAATGCCTGGGGATTTGACCTCTCGGCGGCTTGTTCCGGATTTATTTATGCACTTTCCACCGGCGCTCAATTCATTGAAACCGGACGATATAAAAAAGTGATTGTTGTGGGAGCGGATGTAATGTCGACCATCCTCAATTACGAAGACCGCGCAACCTGTGTTATTTTCGGAGATGGGGGAGGAGCGGTATTGCTCGAACCTAACGAAGAAGGTTACGGAATTAAAGATTTTATTCTCCGTGCAGATGGAGCAGGAAGAAATTATCTCTGCCAACCCGCCGGAGGTTCTATGATGCCGCCTTCGCACGAAACCATTGATAAAAAATTGCATTACGTTTTTCAGGAAGGTAAAACGGTATTCAAGTTTGCCGTAACCAACATGGCCGATGTTTCTGCCGAGATCATGGAGAAAAACCATCTCAGCGCAAACGATGTGGCATGGCTGGCACCGCATCAGGCCAATCTTCGAATTATCGACGCCACTGCTGAACGTATGGGGTTGGATAAGTCGAAGGTAATGGTCAATATTGAAAAATACGGAAATACCACCGCAGGTACCATTCCACTTTTGCTCTGGGAATGGGAAAACAAACTTCATAAAGGGGATAATTTAATTTTATCTGCTTTTGGTGGAGGCTTTACCTGGGGAGCTGTATATTTGAAGTGGGCTTACGAACCGAATTAA
- the accB gene encoding acetyl-CoA carboxylase biotin carboxyl carrier protein, with translation MELNEIQDLIKFVSKSGVTEVEIEKKDFKIVIRAKANVVQTTVQAAPQVVAAAPVQQVIAATPVAPAADAPKTPATNADDAKYITVKSPMIGTFYRSPGPDKPAFVSVGDTIKAGDKICIIEAMKLFNEIEAEVSGKIVKVLVDDAKPVEYDQPLFLVDPA, from the coding sequence ATGGAACTTAACGAAATACAGGATCTGATCAAGTTTGTTTCTAAATCGGGAGTTACCGAAGTAGAAATCGAGAAAAAAGATTTTAAAATCGTGATCCGCGCTAAAGCGAATGTTGTGCAAACTACCGTACAGGCTGCACCTCAGGTGGTAGCTGCTGCTCCGGTTCAACAAGTGATTGCTGCAACTCCTGTAGCACCTGCTGCCGATGCACCAAAAACTCCGGCCACCAATGCCGATGATGCTAAATACATCACTGTAAAATCGCCAATGATCGGAACATTTTACCGTTCTCCTGGTCCTGATAAACCTGCATTTGTAAGTGTTGGTGATACCATCAAGGCCGGTGATAAAATTTGCATCATCGAGGCAATGAAATTATTCAACGAGATTGAAGCTGAGGTTTCCGGAAAAATTGTAAAAGTTCTGGTTGACGATGCAAAACCGGTTGAATATGATCAACCACTTTTCCTTGTTGATCCTGCTTAA
- the accC gene encoding acetyl-CoA carboxylase biotin carboxylase subunit, with product MFKKILIANRGEIALRVIRTCKEMGIQTVAVYSTADKDSLHVRFADEAVCIGPPPSKDSYLNMSRIIAAAEITNADAIHPGYGFLSENSKFSKICQDHNIKFIGATPYQIDSMGDKASAKDTMKKAGVPVIPGSDGLLEDLAEAKKIAAKIKYPVILKATAGGGGKGMRVVWKEEDLENAWDSARQEAGAAFGNDGVYMEKFIEEPRHIEIQVAGDQYGNACHLSERDCSIQRRHQKLVEETPSPFMTPELRKKMGDAAIKAVKAIQYEGVGTIEFLVDKHRNFYFMEMNTRIQVEHTITEEVIDYDLVKEQIKIAAGVAISGKNYEPQLHAIQCRINAEDPFRNFAPSPGKITNYHCPGGHGIRIDTHVYAGYIIPPNYDSMVGKLITVARTREEAITKMQRALDEYIIEGIKTTIPFHQALLKNEDFRKGNFTTKFVEEFWNPEKK from the coding sequence ATGTTTAAGAAAATTCTGATTGCCAACCGCGGTGAAATCGCATTGCGCGTAATTCGCACCTGTAAGGAAATGGGCATTCAAACTGTTGCCGTGTATTCTACGGCCGATAAAGATTCATTGCATGTTCGTTTCGCTGATGAAGCAGTATGTATCGGACCTCCACCGAGTAAAGATTCGTACCTGAACATGTCGCGCATCATCGCAGCTGCCGAAATTACCAATGCAGATGCCATTCACCCGGGCTATGGATTCCTTTCCGAAAATTCGAAATTCTCGAAGATTTGTCAGGACCATAACATCAAATTTATCGGAGCAACGCCTTATCAAATTGATTCGATGGGTGACAAAGCCTCGGCAAAAGACACGATGAAAAAAGCGGGTGTTCCTGTTATTCCCGGTAGCGATGGATTATTGGAAGATCTTGCTGAAGCGAAAAAAATTGCGGCTAAGATTAAGTATCCCGTTATTCTGAAAGCAACTGCCGGTGGTGGTGGAAAAGGAATGCGCGTAGTGTGGAAAGAAGAAGATCTTGAAAACGCATGGGATTCTGCACGTCAGGAAGCCGGTGCTGCATTTGGAAACGATGGTGTTTACATGGAGAAATTCATTGAAGAACCACGCCACATCGAAATCCAGGTAGCGGGCGACCAATACGGAAATGCATGTCACCTTTCCGAACGCGATTGTTCTATTCAACGCCGGCATCAAAAACTGGTAGAAGAAACACCTTCTCCGTTTATGACGCCTGAACTTCGTAAGAAAATGGGAGATGCAGCCATTAAAGCAGTTAAAGCAATTCAATACGAAGGAGTGGGGACGATAGAATTTTTGGTGGACAAACACCGTAATTTCTATTTCATGGAAATGAATACACGTATCCAGGTGGAACATACCATCACCGAAGAGGTGATCGATTATGACCTGGTGAAAGAGCAGATTAAAATTGCTGCAGGTGTAGCTATCTCCGGTAAAAACTACGAACCACAATTACACGCCATTCAGTGTCGTATTAACGCCGAAGATCCATTCCGAAACTTTGCTCCGTCACCGGGTAAAATCACGAATTACCATTGTCCGGGCGGACACGGTATCCGTATCGATACCCATGTGTATGCCGGTTATATTATTCCCCCGAACTATGATTCGATGGTTGGAAAATTAATTACCGTAGCACGTACACGTGAAGAAGCGATTACAAAAATGCAACGTGCGCTGGATGAATACATCATTGAGGGAATTAAAACCACCATTCCGTTCCATCAGGCACTATTGAAAAACGAAGATTTCAGAAAAGGAAATTTCACCACTAAATTTGTGGAGGAATTCTGGAATCCTGAAAAGAAATAA
- a CDS encoding aminopeptidase P family protein gives MKYQAINPKLFIDNRKRFAAMLKPGGIAVFNSNDLLPTNADGHMLFRQNNDLFYLSGIDQEESILVLFPHAHDPAHREVLFLKETSDEIAIWEGAKHSKKSAYEASGIKTVYWLQHFEKVFKQLVCEADSIYLNTNEHLRAVIETETRDTRFIQWIKTNYPLHSLERVAPIMHQLRSVKSGLEIELMQTAIDITEKGFRRVLEFVKPGVMEYEIEAEFIHEFVRNRSRGFSYTPIIASGFNACVLHYIDNNQECKAGDVILLDVGAEYANYAADMTRCIPVSGRFTDRQKAVYNAVHRVMKEAMKMLRPGTMLADYHKEVGKVMESELLGLGLLSKTDIANQNPEWPAYKKYFMHGTSHFLGLDVHDVGLWHKPIQPGMVFTVEPGIYIREESLGIRLENNIMVTESSPRDLMANIPLEADEIESLMNR, from the coding sequence ATGAAATACCAGGCTATTAATCCGAAATTGTTTATCGACAACCGCAAGCGTTTTGCAGCAATGTTAAAGCCCGGCGGAATAGCCGTATTTAATTCGAACGATTTATTGCCGACCAATGCCGACGGACATATGTTGTTCCGTCAGAATAACGATCTGTTTTATTTAAGTGGCATTGATCAGGAAGAAAGCATTTTGGTTTTGTTTCCCCACGCGCATGATCCTGCACATCGCGAAGTGTTGTTTTTAAAAGAAACAAGCGACGAAATTGCTATTTGGGAAGGTGCAAAACACAGTAAGAAATCGGCCTATGAAGCCTCGGGAATAAAAACTGTTTACTGGTTGCAACATTTCGAAAAGGTATTTAAACAATTAGTCTGCGAAGCCGATTCCATTTACCTCAACACCAATGAACATTTACGCGCGGTGATTGAAACGGAAACACGCGATACACGATTTATTCAATGGATAAAAACAAATTATCCGCTTCACTCGCTGGAACGTGTTGCTCCTATTATGCACCAATTGCGCAGTGTGAAATCGGGACTCGAAATTGAGCTGATGCAAACGGCGATTGATATTACGGAAAAAGGTTTCCGTCGCGTGTTGGAATTTGTAAAACCGGGCGTGATGGAATATGAAATTGAAGCAGAATTCATTCACGAATTTGTGCGCAACCGTTCACGTGGATTTTCTTATACGCCGATTATTGCAAGCGGATTTAATGCCTGTGTGTTGCATTATATCGACAACAACCAGGAGTGTAAAGCAGGTGATGTGATATTGCTTGATGTGGGAGCTGAATACGCTAATTACGCGGCCGATATGACGCGCTGCATTCCCGTTTCAGGTCGTTTTACTGATCGTCAGAAAGCAGTTTACAATGCGGTTCACCGTGTGATGAAAGAAGCCATGAAGATGTTACGTCCGGGAACCATGCTGGCCGATTATCATAAGGAAGTGGGAAAAGTGATGGAGAGTGAGTTATTGGGACTTGGACTATTAAGTAAAACAGATATTGCCAATCAAAATCCGGAGTGGCCGGCGTATAAAAAATATTTTATGCATGGCACTTCACACTTTTTAGGATTGGATGTTCACGACGTGGGATTATGGCATAAACCCATTCAACCCGGAATGGTTTTCACCGTTGAACCCGGAATTTATATCCGCGAAGAAAGTTTGGGTATTCGTCTTGAAAATAACATCATGGTTACCGAAAGTTCGCCGCGCGATTT